TGTTCATACCAGCGAAGTTTATTCTCATGAATTCCAATATCTAAATACCATTGCCAAATCCATTCTTGCCAGCGTTCAAACCATTGTGTTTCTTCCTCTTCCCTGCAGAAAAATTCGATTTCCATCTGTTCAAATTCTCTACTTCTGAAAATGAAGTTACGAGGATTTACTTCATTTCTAAAACTTTTACCCATTTGAGCAATTCCGAACGGAACCTTCACGCGACTTGTGCTATATATCTGTTTAAAATCTACAAAAATGGATTGGCAGGTTTCTGGACGGAGATAGGTATCCACTGCGGTATCATCACTTACCCCGATACGTGTTTTCAACATACTATTAAATGCTCGTGGTTCGGTTAACTCCCCTTTACATTCCGGACAACGGTCCCCTTCAATATGGTCAACACGGAATCGTTTTTTACACGATTTGCAATCAACTAACATATCGTGGAATTCAGCCACATGTCCACTGGCTACCCAGGTATCCGGGTGCATGATAATACTGGCATCCAATCCAAGCATATCATCCCTTGTCTGAACAAATACATACCACCAATCATCTTTTAAGTTTTTTTTCAATTCTACACCCAGAGGACCATAATCCCAAAAACCATTAATACCACCATAAATCTCACTGGACTGAAAAATTATTCCTCTTCTTTTACATAAATTTACAATTTTTTCCACTTTTTTATTTCCTTTCTTAATGGGGGGAAATGTAAGACGAAACCTTTTTGGTGTAATATTTTAAAATAACTCAACCTAAATTTTAAAACCCGACATTTAACAAATTATTGGATAAATTTAAAGGTAAGAAATAAGTGCAAAGAGAACTTCAGTTCTAAAACATAACTTCTTTTTACCGCTGCAACACACAGATAAAATTCACAATACTCTTCATCATTTTTAACAAATGAGATCTCTGAATAAAGGTTTCTTTTTTTCATTTATTGTAATACAGAGGGAGTTTCGAAGGCAAATGAAACGAAAGAGAGCGGGGGTGGTATTAATAATATAGGTAAGTAATAGCGAAATAATGAACTTTAATAAGAGGAGATAAAAAAGAGGAAAAAAGGACAAAAAATCAATAAGAAAAAACTCAATTATTGGTTATAGAAAAGATATTTTCCTTTCCCAAAGCGATTTTTCCATTCCAAAAACGGTATAATTATTTTGTAGATTAATCCCAAACCTAAAAATCCTATTTGTTCAGAGGTCTCAATTATTTTTTGATTCTATACAATCTTATTTCATGTGTTTTATTAGAACATACCACCTCTGCATATACCCATATTTCATCTTTAACCCAGAGCCAATGAGAATATCGAAATGTAGCAAACATATCTCCGGGAGTATTACTTATTAATAACGGAGAATTTGGGGTTAAATCAATGATATTATGCAAATCGAATGTAAACCCCAATCCTGTTGCAATGTTGTAAACAGGGTCATACCATTTTATATTTGAACCCTCATAAATAAATAAGAAACCAACTCCTATGGGTAATATAGAGGCAGGTCTTACAAAAAAATTATGCCAGCCATTTAAATTCATTATCGGCTCATTTTCATCTCCCTCAGGAATCCATGTTTCTCCATCATTGCTTGTAAAATGGAATATCCATTCGTTCTCCCGTATATAACCTATGGTGTAACACTGATAGATTCCATCGTGAATAAAAATAACCGGGTCTTTATATCCACGCGGACGAATATCTCTATCAAATCTTTTTTCGGGGGGTGATATTATTTTTTTTGCAGTTTCG
Above is a genomic segment from Candidatus Hydrogenedens sp. containing:
- a CDS encoding glycine--tRNA ligase, with product MEKIVNLCKRRGIIFQSSEIYGGINGFWDYGPLGVELKKNLKDDWWYVFVQTRDDMLGLDASIIMHPDTWVASGHVAEFHDMLVDCKSCKKRFRVDHIEGDRCPECKGELTEPRAFNSMLKTRIGVSDDTAVDTYLRPETCQSIFVDFKQIYSTSRVKVPFGIAQMGKSFRNEVNPRNFIFRSREFEQMEIEFFCREEEETQWFERWQEWIWQWYLDIGIHENKLRWYEHPKESLAHYSKRTVDIEYEFPFGWGELQGLANRGRYDLTQHSNYSKKDLSYFDVEKNERYIPTVIEPSAGVDRTILAVLCDAYDEEMVEGELRVVLRLHPRLSPIKAGVFPLVKKHGLAEIAMDLEKKLRKKFVTFYDDSGAIGRRYRRMDEVGTPFCITVDFQTKEDGTVTIRERDAMTQVRLPMEEVSGFIEKHITHERS